From a single Eleginops maclovinus isolate JMC-PN-2008 ecotype Puerto Natales chromosome 20, JC_Emac_rtc_rv5, whole genome shotgun sequence genomic region:
- the aqp7 gene encoding aquaporin-7, which produces MKDLEQALELGVSQQKRFNASKPKVWLRNECVRVGLAETLCTYIMMVFGLGSVAQVVTGQGAFGEYLSINLGFGLGVAMGVHVGGKVSGAHMNAAVSFTMCTFGRLGWKMLPLYVFAQLLGSFLAAGTIYGVYYDAIHEFCGGNLSVTGEMATAGIFATYPAPYLSLMAGFLDQILGTALLLLCLMALSDQRNKPAAAGTEPIAVGLLVLLIGISMGRNSGYAINPTRDIAPRLFTAVAGWGMEVFRAGNGWWWVPLVAPPIGGVLGAGLYKVLVEMHHPHVSEPGEGLMEEFDEETAPLEKQKKICANTCTIPDLLLDNMLSMSIAKLTKPDP; this is translated from the exons ATGAAGGATTTGGAACAGGCACTAGAGCTGGGGGTCTCTCAACAGAAAAGATTCAACGCCTCTAAACCCAAAGTTTGGCTCAGGAATGAATGTGTCCGTGTTGGACTTGCTGAAACCCTCTGCACATATATCATGATG gtgtttgGTCTGGGGTCCGTGGCCCAGGTAGTGACAGGGCAGGGAGCGTTCGGAGAGTACCTCAGCATCAACCTGGGCTTTGGACTCGGTGTTGCTATGGGGGTTCATGTTGGAGGGAAAGTCTCAG GGGCTCACATGAATGCAGCAGTGTCATTCACAATGTGCACGTTTGGCCGGCTCGGATGGAAGATGCTGCCTCTGTATGTTTTTGCACAACTATTGGGGTCATTTCTGGCGGCAGGGACAATATATGGTGTCTATTACG aTGCCATACATGAATTTTGTGGAGGAAACCTGAGTGTAACCGGGGAAATGGCCACAGCTGGTATCTTTGCCACCTACCCCGCACCGTACCTCTCCTTGATGGCTGGATTCCTTGATCAG ATCTTAGGCACAGCCTTGTTGCTGCTTTGCCTGATGGCGTTGTCCGACCAGAGGAACAAACCGGCAGCAGCGGGCACAGAGCCAATCGCAGTGGGTCTCCTAGTTCTCCTCATTGGCATCTCTATGGGCAGAAACAGTGGCTATGCTATCAACCCCACCAGAGACATCGCCCCCAGGCTCTTCACTGCTGTAGCAGGCTGGGGGATGGAGGTGTTCAG ggcTGGAAATGGTTGGTGGTGGGTGCCACTGGTTGCCCCCCCCATTGGAGGAGTACTGGGTGCAGGACTCTACAAGGTCTTGGTGGAAATGCACCACCCTCACGTCTCTGAACCGGGTGAAGGGCTGATGGAGGAATTTGATGAGGAGACTGCCCCCCtggagaaacagaagaaaatcTGTGCCAAT